The following coding sequences are from one Lolium rigidum isolate FL_2022 chromosome 6, APGP_CSIRO_Lrig_0.1, whole genome shotgun sequence window:
- the LOC124667907 gene encoding probable glutathione S-transferase GSTF1, which translates to MSPVKVFGPAKSTCVARVLICLEEVGAEYELVHVHIPAGEQKSPAHVARNPFGQVPAFEDGDLVLFESRAISKYVLRKHASDLLKESSRFPSTMVDVWLDVESQKFDPIMSVIAFQCFIVPIFMGGTTDHKIVEESLEKLKDVFQVYEARLSKFKYLAGDFISLADLSHSPMLHYLLATPHAPVLSRYPHVKSWISGIMDRPSVKKIT; encoded by the exons ATGTCGCCGGTGAAGGTGTTCGGGCCGGCGAAGTCGACTTGCGTGGCTCGGGTGCTGATATGCTTGGAGGAGGTCGGCGCCGAGTACGAGCTGGTGCACGTCCACATCCCCGCCGGCGAGCAGAAGAGCCCCGCGCATGTCGCCCGCAAC CCCTTCGGTCAGGTCCCAGCGTTCGAGGATGGCGATCTGGTTCTTTTCG AGTCGCGTGCAATTTCCAAGTATGTGCTTCGCAAACACGCATCTGACTTGCTCAAAGAAAGCAGC CGTTTTCCATCTACAATGGTCGACGTTTGGCTCGACGTGGAGTCCCAAAAGTTTGACCCAATCATGTCAGTAATCGCGTTCCAATGCTTCATTGTGCCTATCTTCATGGGAGGCACAACTGACCACAAGATTGTGGAGGAGAGTCTGGAGAAACTGAAGGATGTCTTCCAAGTTTACGAGGCACGTCTTTCTAAATTCAAGTATTTGGCTGGAGATTTCATCAGCCTGGCAGATCTAAGCCATTCACCTATGCTACACTACCTGTTGGCTACACCTCACGCACCGGTGCTAAGTAGATATCCTCATGTGAAGTCATGGATCTCTGGCATAATGGATAGGCCGAGCGTGAAGAAGATCACATAG